In the Sulfitobacter pacificus genome, one interval contains:
- a CDS encoding response regulator transcription factor, with translation MSKIALVDDDRNILTSVSMTLEAEGFEVETYNDGQAALDAFNKKLPDMAVLDIKMPRMDGMDLLQRLRQKTAMPVIFLTSKDDEIDEVLGLRMGADDYVKKPFSQRLLVERIRALLRRQDAVETGEVGDTEETKVMDRGDLKMDPLRHAVTWKGKDVSLTVTEFLLLQALAQRPGFVKSRDQLMDVAYDDQVYVDDRTIDSHIKRLRKKMRTADDEFSAIETLYGIGYRYNEE, from the coding sequence ATGTCAAAAATTGCATTGGTGGACGACGACAGGAACATCCTGACGTCTGTGTCGATGACTCTTGAAGCCGAAGGTTTCGAGGTGGAAACCTACAACGACGGTCAGGCCGCGTTGGATGCGTTTAACAAAAAGCTCCCTGATATGGCTGTGCTGGACATCAAGATGCCCCGCATGGACGGGATGGATCTGTTGCAGCGTCTGCGCCAGAAAACCGCGATGCCGGTGATTTTCCTGACTTCCAAGGATGATGAGATCGACGAGGTGCTCGGCCTGCGCATGGGGGCGGATGATTACGTCAAAAAACCCTTTAGCCAGCGTTTGTTGGTGGAACGTATCCGCGCATTGCTGCGCCGTCAGGACGCGGTAGAGACCGGCGAGGTCGGTGATACCGAAGAAACCAAAGTGATGGACCGTGGCGATCTGAAGATGGATCCGCTGCGCCATGCGGTGACATGGAAGGGCAAGGATGTGTCCCTGACCGTCACCGAATTCCTGTTGTTGCAGGCCTTGGCCCAGCGTCCCGGTTTCGTGAAATCGCGCGATCAGCTGATGGATGTGGCCTATGATGACCAGGTTTATGTGGATGACCGCACCATCGACAGTCACATCAAACGTCTGCGCAAGAAGATGCGCACCGCTGATGATGAATTCTCGGCGATTGAGACGCTTTATGGTATCGGCTACAGATATAACGAAGAGTGA
- a CDS encoding sensor histidine kinase, whose protein sequence is MRDLSTPARDGDVVLGDDWVAPDNTGSDEMRVRRERRGLFSLRGSPLTRKIITFNLIALNILVAGILYLNSSRDSLAVQRAAGLVSEAELIADVIEAKLPQEGIVDLATDVDIALTLEAIDLRSGIDVFVYDTTETLLAQSKGKLALGPLYGSNPESRTVLTDGLSWVWEKLTGVLGAADPAEVVPLTEQFKPLVTSSLESGTRIEDTLDGEGGTLFTVMTPITQNGTSIGVVAIASAAGEIDKLVRGERERVLQMFVVATLVSIGLSLVLASTIANPLADLATAAELGRDKNARKVNPGRIRIPDLTARPDEIGRLSGALRGMVSALYNRIDGNEQFAADVAHEIKNPLASLRSAVGTLRMIKREDQREKLLDVIDHDVRRLDRLVSDISNASRLDAELVKEEEEEFDLLKMVGNLGQYLGEDARKKGIDFITDLPEEPINVMGLEARLAQVFVNLITNAISFCEDGDAIRVWARKRENRVLVVVEDTGPGIPEQSLSKVFKRFYSQRPDEHFGNNSGLGLAISKQIVEAHGGVIWAENIRPTEADITSDPLGARFVVGLPT, encoded by the coding sequence GTGCGCGATTTAAGCACACCTGCGCGGGATGGGGATGTTGTTCTGGGCGACGATTGGGTCGCGCCGGACAACACCGGTTCTGATGAAATGCGCGTCCGCCGGGAACGGCGGGGGTTGTTTTCTTTGCGCGGTTCGCCGTTGACGCGCAAGATCATCACCTTCAACCTGATCGCATTGAACATCCTTGTTGCGGGCATCCTGTACCTCAATTCCTCCCGTGACTCCCTTGCGGTACAGCGGGCCGCCGGGCTGGTCTCGGAAGCGGAGCTGATTGCCGATGTGATCGAAGCCAAGCTGCCTCAGGAGGGGATTGTCGATCTGGCAACAGATGTGGACATCGCGCTCACCCTTGAGGCCATCGATCTACGCAGTGGCATTGATGTCTTTGTCTATGATACCACTGAGACCCTGCTGGCCCAGTCCAAGGGCAAACTGGCGCTTGGCCCTCTTTATGGCTCCAATCCTGAAAGCCGGACCGTATTGACCGATGGGCTGAGCTGGGTATGGGAAAAGCTCACCGGCGTGCTGGGGGCGGCAGATCCCGCAGAAGTGGTGCCACTGACCGAACAGTTCAAACCATTGGTCACCAGCAGTTTGGAGAGTGGCACCCGCATCGAAGATACGCTTGATGGCGAAGGCGGCACCTTGTTCACCGTCATGACCCCGATCACGCAGAATGGCACCAGCATCGGTGTGGTCGCAATCGCCTCGGCCGCCGGGGAAATCGACAAACTGGTGCGCGGCGAACGGGAACGTGTGCTGCAGATGTTTGTTGTCGCAACGCTGGTCTCCATTGGCCTTAGCCTTGTGCTTGCCTCGACCATCGCGAACCCGCTGGCTGATCTTGCCACGGCGGCCGAGCTGGGCCGCGATAAGAATGCCCGCAAAGTGAACCCCGGACGCATCCGCATCCCCGACCTGACCGCCCGCCCGGACGAAATTGGACGCCTGTCCGGTGCTCTGCGCGGCATGGTGTCGGCACTTTACAACCGGATCGACGGCAACGAACAATTTGCCGCTGACGTGGCGCATGAAATCAAGAACCCACTGGCGTCTCTGCGCTCTGCGGTGGGGACATTGCGGATGATCAAACGCGAGGACCAGCGCGAGAAACTGCTGGATGTCATCGACCATGATGTGCGCCGCCTTGATCGTCTGGTCAGCGATATTTCCAATGCCTCGCGGCTTGATGCCGAATTGGTCAAGGAAGAAGAAGAAGAATTCGATCTGCTGAAAATGGTCGGCAATCTTGGCCAGTATCTGGGTGAAGACGCCCGCAAAAAAGGCATCGATTTCATCACCGACCTGCCTGAGGAGCCAATCAATGTGATGGGGCTTGAGGCCCGGTTGGCGCAGGTATTTGTTAACCTGATCACCAATGCGATTTCCTTCTGTGAAGACGGTGACGCGATCCGGGTCTGGGCGCGCAAACGTGAAAACCGTGTTCTTGTCGTGGTTGAAGACACCGGTCCGGGCATCCCCGAACAATCCCTGTCCAAAGTGTTCAAACGGTTCTACTCACAGCGCCCGGATGAACATTTCGGCAATAACTCCGGCCTTGGTCTTGCGATCTCCAAGCAGATTGTCGAGGCGCATGGCGGCGTGATCTGGGCCGAAAACATTCGCCCCACCGAAGCGGACATCACCTCTGACCCGCTTGGCGCGCGGTTTGTGGTAGGTCTGCCCACTTAA
- a CDS encoding HPr kinase/phosphorylase produces MSRGAPLTTIHASCVSLDGRALLICGDSGSGKSSLALQLIALGAGLIADDRTSLQAMDGTLQASCPASIAGLIEARGVGILHLPAAEPAPVTLIVDLNKTETTRLPQPHTASFLGIVRPCLWHTPGSHFAAAVLHCLRHGISHDS; encoded by the coding sequence ATGTCGCGCGGTGCCCCTTTAACCACCATCCATGCCAGCTGTGTCAGTCTGGACGGACGTGCCCTGCTGATCTGCGGTGACAGCGGCAGCGGCAAATCATCACTTGCTTTGCAGTTGATCGCCCTCGGGGCCGGGCTGATCGCCGATGATCGCACCAGCTTGCAGGCCATGGACGGAACCCTGCAGGCCAGCTGCCCCGCTTCGATTGCCGGATTGATCGAAGCGCGGGGTGTTGGGATATTACACCTGCCAGCGGCAGAGCCGGCCCCGGTAACCTTGATCGTGGACCTGAACAAAACCGAAACCACACGGTTGCCCCAGCCTCATACCGCCAGTTTTCTGGGCATCGTGCGGCCCTGCCTGTGGCACACCCCCGGATCACATTTTGCCGCTGCCGTCTTGCATTGCCTGCGCCATGGGATAAGTCACGACTCATGA
- the rapZ gene encoding RNase adapter RapZ yields MSQSLPLSEPSPAPSKRRIVLVTGPSGAGRSSALKVLEDAGFEAIDNLPIGLLPALLDGAGWERSVALGIDARTRDFSTDAVLDLLSQLSARDDLTVDLLYLDCAPDVLLRRFSETRRRHPLASGGPPLAGIEREQQLLHPVRARADVLIDTSNLNVHELRTEVEGWFSPDGQHYLTVSVQSFSYKRGLPRSVDMVYDCRFLRNPYWEPSLRSANGLDPRVAAYVGQDSRFTAFADQVFGLSELLLPAYKQEGKSNISIAFGCTGGQHRSVTLAEEHAKRLAQLGWQVSIRHRELDRQNEVKAQT; encoded by the coding sequence ATGAGCCAATCCCTGCCTTTATCCGAACCCTCACCCGCTCCGTCCAAACGCCGTATTGTGCTGGTGACCGGCCCCTCGGGTGCGGGCCGCTCCTCTGCCCTCAAGGTGCTTGAGGACGCGGGGTTTGAGGCCATCGACAATCTGCCAATCGGCCTGCTGCCAGCCTTGCTGGATGGGGCCGGATGGGAACGCTCGGTTGCCCTGGGAATTGACGCGCGGACAAGGGATTTCTCGACCGACGCGGTGCTTGACCTCTTGAGTCAGCTCTCCGCGCGTGACGATCTGACGGTGGATCTGCTTTATCTCGACTGCGCCCCGGATGTCCTGTTGCGCCGGTTCTCCGAAACCCGCCGCAGACATCCTTTGGCCAGTGGTGGGCCACCTCTGGCAGGTATCGAACGTGAACAGCAGCTGTTGCACCCGGTGCGGGCGCGTGCGGATGTGCTGATCGACACAAGCAACCTGAATGTTCATGAATTGCGTACCGAAGTGGAAGGGTGGTTTTCGCCCGACGGACAACATTATTTAACCGTCTCGGTGCAGTCATTCTCCTATAAACGCGGCCTGCCGCGTTCTGTGGATATGGTCTATGACTGCCGCTTTCTGCGTAACCCCTATTGGGAGCCAAGCCTGCGCAGCGCCAATGGTCTGGACCCCCGCGTGGCCGCCTATGTCGGACAGGACTCGCGGTTCACCGCCTTTGCGGATCAGGTTTTTGGGCTGAGCGAACTGTTGCTGCCTGCCTATAAACAGGAAGGTAAATCCAACATTTCCATCGCTTTCGGCTGCACCGGCGGGCAACATCGTTCCGTGACCCTTGCGGAAGAACATGCAAAGCGGCTTGCACAGTTGGGCTGGCAGGTGTCAATAAGGCATCGAGAGCTTGATCGACAGAATGAAGTTAAGGCACAGACGTGA
- a CDS encoding PTS sugar transporter subunit IIA has product MIGIVIVAHGGLAQEYLAAIEHVVGSQKGIRAISIHADHDRGAKQDEICLAADEVDQDAGVVIVTDLFGGSPSNLSLRACRPENRRIIYGANLPMLIKLAKSRQMDVPDAVRAALEAGKKYIDSQNVSTS; this is encoded by the coding sequence GTGATTGGTATTGTGATTGTTGCACATGGCGGTTTGGCGCAGGAATACCTTGCGGCGATAGAGCATGTTGTGGGATCGCAAAAAGGTATCCGCGCCATTTCCATCCATGCCGATCATGACCGGGGGGCAAAGCAGGACGAGATCTGCCTTGCCGCGGATGAGGTTGATCAGGATGCCGGCGTGGTGATTGTCACCGATCTGTTCGGCGGTTCGCCCTCCAACCTGTCATTGCGCGCCTGCCGGCCGGAAAACCGCCGCATCATCTACGGCGCGAACCTGCCGATGCTGATCAAACTGGCAAAATCGCGCCAGATGGATGTACCCGACGCCGTGCGCGCCGCCCTTGAGGCAGGTAAGAAATACATCGACAGCCAGAATGTCAGCACCTCCTAA
- a CDS encoding HPr family phosphocarrier protein: MTQISLKIVNIKGLHARASAKLVEVVEAFDARAEVSKDGMSASGDSIMGLLMLAAACGSTIEVVTSGPDEEPLAEALTALVADKFGEGD, encoded by the coding sequence ATGACCCAGATTTCCCTCAAGATCGTGAATATCAAGGGCCTGCATGCCCGCGCCTCGGCCAAACTGGTCGAAGTGGTCGAAGCATTTGATGCCCGTGCCGAGGTCAGCAAGGATGGCATGTCTGCATCAGGTGACAGTATCATGGGGCTTTTGATGTTGGCAGCCGCCTGCGGAAGCACTATTGAGGTTGTCACGTCCGGCCCCGACGAAGAGCCTCTGGCCGAGGCTCTGACAGCGCTGGTGGCGGATAAGTTCGGCGAGGGTGACTGA
- a CDS encoding lysophospholipid acyltransferase family protein: MTEGQGTAGDNADAAPVKYDRSSLSYASTFDDPLKARMISAIELLTGKLTILRLVRKFERSGAPTGQAFWRGALDTMGIDLTTPQSQLDRIPKEGPVVVVANHPHGMVDGMIFADLIGRVRPDYRILTRSLLTSIDEVAGSFMIPVPFPHDPDAQRKGVEMRASAMKHLKEGGVVALFPSGVVAASETWWGPAVEAEWNVFTAKMIRRSGAAVVPMKFPGQNSRAYQIANKISPMLRQGLLLHEIVHACNKPQGPIVGHPIAQSEIQARADDPRGFMAWLRAHTLALKD; this comes from the coding sequence ATGACAGAGGGACAGGGCACCGCTGGTGACAATGCCGATGCCGCGCCGGTCAAATACGACCGCAGCAGCCTGTCTTACGCCTCAACCTTCGATGATCCGCTCAAGGCGCGCATGATCAGCGCCATCGAATTGCTGACCGGCAAGCTGACGATCCTGCGTCTGGTGCGCAAATTTGAACGCAGCGGTGCCCCCACCGGACAGGCCTTCTGGCGGGGTGCTCTTGATACTATGGGGATTGACCTTACCACCCCCCAATCACAGCTGGACCGGATTCCCAAAGAGGGGCCGGTTGTGGTGGTTGCCAACCATCCGCATGGCATGGTCGACGGGATGATCTTTGCCGATCTGATTGGCCGGGTACGCCCCGATTACCGCATCCTGACCCGCTCCCTGCTGACCTCCATCGACGAGGTTGCGGGCAGCTTCATGATCCCGGTGCCCTTTCCCCATGACCCAGATGCGCAGCGCAAAGGTGTCGAAATGCGGGCCAGCGCCATGAAACACCTCAAGGAAGGCGGTGTGGTTGCCCTGTTTCCCTCCGGCGTTGTCGCGGCCTCCGAAACATGGTGGGGTCCTGCGGTAGAGGCAGAATGGAACGTCTTCACCGCCAAGATGATCCGCCGCTCCGGTGCTGCGGTGGTGCCAATGAAGTTCCCTGGCCAAAACAGCCGCGCCTATCAAATCGCCAATAAAATCAGTCCGATGCTCCGTCAGGGCCTTTTGCTGCATGAAATCGTACATGCCTGCAACAAACCTCAGGGACCGATTGTCGGTCATCCGATTGCGCAATCCGAAATTCAGGCCCGCGCGGATGATCCGCGCGGCTTTATGGCCTGGCTGCGCGCGCATACGCTGGCGTTAAAGGACTAA